Below is a window of Candidatus Stygibacter australis DNA.
GAACCAGCGGGAAAGGACTCTTTGATAGCAACGATGGAGGAAATAGCTGGCAACAGGCAAGTGAAACTTTGCCCGATTCTCTTGATGTTGATTATATTCATATAAATGAAAATAATCCTGATGAACTTTTTATTGGAGCGGGAAACCATAACTATGGGTATTTACCATTGGAAAATGGTGGTTTGTATCATACTATTGATGGAGGAAATAACTGGTCATTAATAGAAAACGTCCCACATGGAGACTATTATCATATAACTGGTATTTGTAACGAGCCTGGAAATGAAGAACATCTTTATACGGGAATTAGCAGTGGAGGTGAACCCGGTTTTTCATGGGGACTTATGGAAAGTATTGATGGCGGAAATGAGTGGCAAATAATTAATGATGTTTTTACATTTTATGATCTTTCAATAAATCCAGCTAATAATCAGAATATGTGGAGTATAATATACACAGGATACATGGACTGGTTATTGGCTTTTTCAACAGACGGCGGTTATAACTGGACACCTTATCCTGATTGGAATCCTGAAATATGGTGTACTAGTATGTATGCTGATAGTGAGTACAATCTATATGTTGCTGAGGGCGGTACATCAATGTATGGTAATGTAAAAAAAAGTAGTGATAATGGTAATACATGGACAAATATTGATACTATGTGTGCAGGAAGAGGAATAAACCTTCGGAATCGTTGCGAAGAGAATAGAGAGAATGTCAATAAGATTTATTTTGGGACATATTGTGGTATATATAGATCCGATAACGGAGGATCAACCTGCTTGTTGAAAAATTCAAATTTACCCAATTCATATATAAAAGAGATAGAATTACATCCTGATGATTCTGATATTGTTTATGCCGGCGGATTTCAGGGATTATGGAAAAGCATTGATGGAGGAGATTCATGGAATCAAGTAAATGAAGAATATGTTAATGTAATAAAATATGATTATCAGCACCCGGATACATTATACTACGGTGGACAAAATTTAATGCGTAGTTTCGATAATGGAATATCTTTTACCGATATCAGCCATAACATAAATGGAATAATAGTTGATATTTCCATTAATCATAACTATAATAATATTGTATATATAGTGACTGTTTATTATGATTATCTGGTTTATAAGACAGATGATTACGGAATCAATTGGGATTTAATCTTTTCAGTGGAAAGTGCAAATTATCCAAAGGTTACGATTGATTCCAATTATCCTGATACATTATATTTCTCTGATTATCGAAGTACTGATGGTGGAAGCACCTGGGAATATTTATCATTAACTCCTGGTGAAGTCGTAAACATACATCCCCAGAATTCAAATACAATTTACTATTCAGATAGAAATACACTTATAGTATCGTATGATTGGGGTGAAACTTTTCATGACCTTGATACGTACCAGAATTGGACAACCCCTGTTCCGGCAATAGGCAATTTAGTTTTTGACAGACATGATTCCGATAAAATGTTTTACTGTACTCCTAATAATGGAATTCATTACAGCATTGATGCAGGAGAAAACTGGTCTGTATTAGAAGGTACTTATGAAAAACGCACATCGGATTTTATCCCTTTTTTAGAGGAAAATAAAGTTTATATCGCTTCCCATGGAGATGGTGTCTGGATTGGTGAAAATATATCTGTAAGTACAGATGAAGAATGTGAAATTGAAAATGTAAAATGTAAAATTAGTAATTACCCGAATCCGTTTAATCCGCGAACAAACATAAACTTCAATTTATCCCAATCAGGTAAAATAAGTTTATCGGTTTATAATATTAAAGGACAATTAGTTATAAAACTAATTGATAATGAAACATTTCAAAAAGGAAGCCATTCTGTAAATTGGAATGGAAAAAATTATAATGGAAAGGAGGTGAGTACTAATGTTTATTTATACACATTACAGGTAGGAGATAAGTCTATCTCCAGGAAAATGTTGATGGTAAAGTAGTTACTTTCGGAATGGTTTCAGAACTTCTAGCTTTTCTTGACCTTCCGCAGTGTTTAAAAGTATTAATCTTTTCCTGAATTTCGCAAAGGTTAAATTATTGGGACATTTGACAATAATGTAAAAAAGAGGTTAGATAATGCCCTAATTCAAAGAATGTTGATAAAAGGATAATGATTCCATAATAAGAAATAAGGAGGAAACATGAAATCATTTAATCAAAAAATAGCAATAATAGTATTTATTTTGCTATCTTTCACTGCTGTAGCAAGTGCGGAAACAATCTATCTGAACAACCGTCAATATGATAAGATTGATGGACAATGGTATCAGATTGAAAATAACTATCAATATCAAGTAAGTAATTCTGTAATTACTGTGAAATTTCAAGTAAATGTAACTCAATCTCAAATAGATTCTTTAAATGCAGTTAATGAATGTGATGTAATCAGAAGTAATATTCTTGGTTATTATGACCTTGAGATACCTAAAAACAGTGACCCATTGGAAATTGTTCAGAATTATCTTAAAAGTGAACTAGTTAATGTCGTAGAACCGAACACTATTGGAGAATATTTAGAAGTTCCTAATGATCCTAATTATAATGATCAATGGTTCCATCATGATGAAAGTGTTGGAGGAATTGACAGTTACAAAGCATGGGATAAGGAGACTGGAGTTCCTGGTGTAATAATCGGGATATTGGATAGTGGAACCGATATACTTCATGAAGATTTGGAAGGAAATATCTGGGTAAATCCCGGTGAAGATTTAGATGAAGATGGAGTTGTCTGGGATATGGACGACATAAATGGTATAGATGATGATGGTAATGGATATATAGATGATCTTGTAGGTTGGGATTTTGGTCATAATAACAATAATGTCGAAAGTAATGCCTATCATGGTACGCATGTAGCAGGTATTGCAGGTGCTGTTACAAATAATAATACTGGAGTTGCAGGTGTTGCCGGTGGATGGGGTGAAGAGAATCCAGGATGTAGTATGCTTATTGCTGCTGTAGGAGATAATGCTCCTATAGGAGATATTCTCGATGATGCAATACTATATGCTGCACTAAACGGTGTTAGAGTTATTACCTTAAGTCTTACCGTAGGTGAAACATCTGCGATCGAGGAAGCGTTAGAAGTCGCTTATAATAATTATGCTTGTTTTGTGGATTGCGCTTCAGGAAATTACAATCATGATTATCTTCCTTTTCCAGCTAATAATGAATATGTCTTTGCAGTTGGTGCAAGTCATCAAGAAAAGAGAAGAGTAAGCCCAGAAGATGGTTATAACTGGGGATCAAATTATGGTGAAGGTTTAATGGTAGTTGCACCTGGTGTAGATATACTAAGTACACGACTAAATAATACTTATGCAAGCGGTGGAGGTACATCGTTTGCCTCTCCACAAGTTGCAGGAGTAGCGGGATTAATTGCTTCTCTTCATCCGGATTTTACAAACCAGGACATTGCAAGATTGATTTGTTTAACTACTGAAAAATTATCACATTATGTTTTTAATGAAGATGAAGAATATGGAACATGGAATAATGAAGTAGGTTATGGAAAACTAGATGCAGATCGGGCACTGGGTGTTTCCGAATTAATTTCATCAGATCGAGAGCTTAAGGAAGGTAACTATATATTTGAAGATGGGACTATTATTACCAATAATGCAACTGTTGAGATAACTGAGAACACAAGATTCTACCTTTTGAATCGTGCACAACTATCAGTTCAAGAAAATGCGTCAATAACTATTGAGAATAATGTTACATTTTTGGGTGAAACGACTACAATTCCTGCAGAGCCACCAATTATCCCGGAAACAATACCAGGAAACAGGATAGAGATTTATGGTAATGTTACTATTGGTACAGGAGTAGAATTTACCGTAGAAGAGGATGAATATTGGGATGGCTTGTATTTACTGGGGGATCAGAATGTTCCAATAACGGATGGGCTTTTCAACCATTGCGGACTGCAAAGCAAATATGGTGAGATACAATTAAGCGGAACAGATTTTACTATGTCACGTCTTTCTTGTTATACTACAACTCTTGGCTTGGATGGATGCAGTTTGGAAGGTTCTGATTTTGGAACAGGAATATATTGTTATGACTGTCCACAAGTCAATATGATAGATAGCGATATTCATAATTACAATTACGGAATCAAGTTATCCGGTTGTTCAAATTACACAATTACCGAATGTGAAGTTTATGATAATGTTGCCTATGGGATATATTTAGTTGATACATATACAGGAGTGAATGAGATATCTCTGACCGATATTTATAATAACGGTAATAATGGACTTTATTTTTATGCTTCAAAAGGCACCGTAGAAAGCTGTAATATTTATAATAATCACAGAGGAATACTTTGTTTTCATGGCAGCATCGTAGAAATCCTGAAAGACCCAAACAGTGGTTCCTGGATAGATGACAGCGTGATAGCTAATAATGATTATGAAGAGATTCTATTCTTTGATGATTGTACGGTTATAATGGATTGTAATCGGAATAAGATCGTAGATAATGATTATCAGGTAGAAAGTTATGACCGGTATCTTGTTCGTTGTCCTGATATGGATCATAATCAGGTATGGCGCAAGAATTTCTGGGGAAATTACGATATTCATGGTAATGCGATAGTGCCACCTGAAGAGAGGTTTTATCTTTCAGTGATTGATCCTGACCCGGGTGAAACAGGTTATCTGTTATCACCGGTTTGGGATCCTGGTCAACCCAGAGAGGGTGAAAAGACACTTGCTGAAACATTGTATCTCGAAGCTGATTCAGCATTTTCTGATAACGATTATGTTCTTGCTGACCAGTTATTCAGGCAGGTTATTGATGAGTATCCTGAGACAGCATTTTCGTCAGCAGCAGCAAAGCGATTAATCGAGGTTAACGACGATTATGAAGTATTGCAGGATTACTATGAAACGGAATCGAATCTTCGCTATGATGAAAATTCCGAAAAATATGCCGATTATC
It encodes the following:
- a CDS encoding T9SS type A sorting domain-containing protein translates to MKKALLSLILLTFSLIFSQEWSRNGPFSAHVISLAIAPSDTSVIYAGTYCDGVYKSIDGAENWIHCSIESLPVWEDSLDNSPSVPCWWYGDYYPVQAISIDPINAEHLWIGTSGKGLFDSNDGGNSWQQASETLPDSLDVDYIHINENNPDELFIGAGNHNYGYLPLENGGLYHTIDGGNNWSLIENVPHGDYYHITGICNEPGNEEHLYTGISSGGEPGFSWGLMESIDGGNEWQIINDVFTFYDLSINPANNQNMWSIIYTGYMDWLLAFSTDGGYNWTPYPDWNPEIWCTSMYADSEYNLYVAEGGTSMYGNVKKSSDNGNTWTNIDTMCAGRGINLRNRCEENRENVNKIYFGTYCGIYRSDNGGSTCLLKNSNLPNSYIKEIELHPDDSDIVYAGGFQGLWKSIDGGDSWNQVNEEYVNVIKYDYQHPDTLYYGGQNLMRSFDNGISFTDISHNINGIIVDISINHNYNNIVYIVTVYYDYLVYKTDDYGINWDLIFSVESANYPKVTIDSNYPDTLYFSDYRSTDGGSTWEYLSLTPGEVVNIHPQNSNTIYYSDRNTLIVSYDWGETFHDLDTYQNWTTPVPAIGNLVFDRHDSDKMFYCTPNNGIHYSIDAGENWSVLEGTYEKRTSDFIPFLEENKVYIASHGDGVWIGENISVSTDEECEIENVKCKISNYPNPFNPRTNINFNLSQSGKISLSVYNIKGQLVIKLIDNETFQKGSHSVNWNGKNYNGKEVSTNVYLYTLQVGDKSISRKMLMVK
- a CDS encoding S8 family serine peptidase produces the protein MKSFNQKIAIIVFILLSFTAVASAETIYLNNRQYDKIDGQWYQIENNYQYQVSNSVITVKFQVNVTQSQIDSLNAVNECDVIRSNILGYYDLEIPKNSDPLEIVQNYLKSELVNVVEPNTIGEYLEVPNDPNYNDQWFHHDESVGGIDSYKAWDKETGVPGVIIGILDSGTDILHEDLEGNIWVNPGEDLDEDGVVWDMDDINGIDDDGNGYIDDLVGWDFGHNNNNVESNAYHGTHVAGIAGAVTNNNTGVAGVAGGWGEENPGCSMLIAAVGDNAPIGDILDDAILYAALNGVRVITLSLTVGETSAIEEALEVAYNNYACFVDCASGNYNHDYLPFPANNEYVFAVGASHQEKRRVSPEDGYNWGSNYGEGLMVVAPGVDILSTRLNNTYASGGGTSFASPQVAGVAGLIASLHPDFTNQDIARLICLTTEKLSHYVFNEDEEYGTWNNEVGYGKLDADRALGVSELISSDRELKEGNYIFEDGTIITNNATVEITENTRFYLLNRAQLSVQENASITIENNVTFLGETTTIPAEPPIIPETIPGNRIEIYGNVTIGTGVEFTVEEDEYWDGLYLLGDQNVPITDGLFNHCGLQSKYGEIQLSGTDFTMSRLSCYTTTLGLDGCSLEGSDFGTGIYCYDCPQVNMIDSDIHNYNYGIKLSGCSNYTITECEVYDNVAYGIYLVDTYTGVNEISLTDIYNNGNNGLYFYASKGTVESCNIYNNHRGILCFHGSIVEILKDPNSGSWIDDSVIANNDYEEILFFDDCTVIMDCNRNKIVDNDYQVESYDRYLVRCPDMDHNQVWRKNFWGNYDIHGNAIVPPEERFYLSVIDPDPGETGYLLSPVWDPGQPREGEKTLAETLYLEADSAFSDNDYVLADQLFRQVIDEYPETAFSSAAAKRLIEVNDDYEVLQDYYETESNLRYDENSEKYADYLANYCNIKLENYEEAILNFEEVISNPPSEIDSVLAIIDLGYTYLIMEENEVRSGFIGNMTELKPTSWNVFYQTQEELLAGLLENPADYNYNIPSEDIIPESALLYSNYPNPFNPETTISFSIPEASEVNVSIYNIKGQKVKTLLDDKLSTGKHSVVWYGDDELGNQAGSGIYFYQLAMNDKVAKVRKCLLLK